From Hoeflea sp. 108:
GTGCCGGATTTCGAGATCGCCGATCACGAAAGACCTGAAACAGGCGACGACCAGCATGGGTTTGCCGCCTGCCCCCGCGACGTTTTGCACCACTGTTCCGTTGGTCCAGCCGAGGCGCGCCGCTTCACAGCACCCGCGGATTCTGGCATATCTTGGCCTGCACAAAGCGTGCTCATTTGAAAGCTCCCGCCTTGCACCCCCTGTTCGAAATCGTCGGCTCCGTCGCCGCTGTCCTGACCACGCTTGCGTGGCTTCCGCAGATCCTGAAGATCCTGCGCGAGCGCAAGACGAGCGACATCTCGCTCGGCACCAACGCGGCCCTTGCCACCGGCATCTCGCTCTGGATCGTCTACGGCGTGGCGCTCGGCTCGCTGCCCGTCATCCTGTCGAACTCGGTCACGCTGCTCTTCATCCTCGCCATTCTCGGGCTCAAGCTGCGCTACGGCTGACGCATCGGCCCGCAGACCGGGATCGGTTTCCGAAACGCTTCAAGGCCCAGGAGCGTCAGGTGCCGATCTTGCGCACCAATGACGCTGTCGCCAGCATGGTGGCGATATCGGCGATCATCGGCTCGACATGGGTCTTGTAGTCGACAGTGACCGCATCGGGCGGAAGCTCGAAGAAGTCCCTCTTGTCGGGCAGGAGCAGGAAGCCGTCGCTGCCATTGATGGCGATGCGTGCCGGCGCGCCAGGCCAGACCTCGTTCAGCCAGCCGAGCGCCTGCGCCATCTGCCCCGAAACCAGCGGCTGCGCGGCATCAGGAGTGTCGGTGCGGAAATCATAGGCCGCGTCGATATCGGCAAGGCCCGACTTGATCTCCGTCAGCCGGCCGCCGAACATCTCCCGGAAAAAGCCCATGACGGCAGTGGTCTTCACCGTTGCCACCAGCACGCCGTCGAACGGCTTGACCATGTCGAAGGCGACGACGACGCCATCGAACAGCTCGACATCGGCCTTGCCGGAGCGCTGCCACAGCGACGCCTCGTAGAGCTCGAATGAAAAGCCGTCATAGCTGCCCGAGATGACGTCGTCGAACTGGCTGCCGTCGAAGTCGCCGATGGTCTCGCGCGGCAGCCTGGCGAAGCTCTTCGGCGTCACGTTCTTGGCGAGCCTGATGTCCTGGACAAAACCGAAGGCGATCGGCAGCAGCTTGTCGCGCAGCGAGGCCTGCAGGTTGCCGCCGGTGCTGGCCGCCAGCACATAGACGGCGAAGGAGGCGAGGAAGGCGGCCAGATAGAGATAGATATGCAGCGTCGAGAACCAGAGCTCGTAAGGGTCGGCGCCAAGATTGAGCACCATGGCCAATCCGATGACCACGACGACCAGCAGGCCGAGATAGACCGGCACCCGCCAGCGCACCGACCGGATTGCCGCCTTGCGCTGCGCCTCATAGGCCTCGATGTCTCGTCTTATCCCGGCGATGACTGCTTCGTCGGGCATGAAACCGGATGCGCTCATTCTGTCCCCCAGATGCCGGCATGGCCGGCAAGCCCCGCCGGATGATAATCAATTCCGCGAAAAAGTCGCCCGCGTCTTTCGCAAGGCCGGTCGGCGCAAATCATGCGGAAACAACGACATGGAGCAGGATGCGGAATCAGGTCGCGAGCATCAGCAGGTTCCTGGAGGGTTTCCGCTTTTCTTCGAAATGCGGAAAACCCTCTCTCTTTTTGTTCTTACGCAATTCCTGACCGAAAACCGCTGCGCACTTTTCCTGGAATTGCTTAGCCGCCGGCGAAAATCGCATCCCAACGCTGCCGCATCCTCTCTCCCGCCGCGCCGGGCACCGCTTCAAGCTGTAGCAGCCGTTCGCGGTCGCCGGCGCGCAGCCGGGCAAACGGCACCATGCGATACGACGCCACCTGCCCGCGCGTCTCGTCGTCGGCGCTGATCTCGGCCACCATGATCGCCCCGATCCGGCCCGGCCAGGGCTGCCTGGCAAAGGCGGTGCCGAAAAAATCGCCGACGCCATAAGCCACCAGTGTGTCGCCGATCCGCTCGACCGGCTGCACCACATGGGCGTGGTGCCCGACCGCGAGCCCGACGCCGAGCTCGGCCAGGCGCTCGGCCCAGGCGCGCGTCTGCGGCCGCGGAAAATGGCGGAACTCCCAGTCCCAGTGCGGCACGGCGCAAATGAGATCCACACCTTCGCAGCCTGGTATCACTGATTTGCAGCCCGCGAAAAAATCCTCGGCCATGCCGACGCGACCGGCAAATTCCTGGGCATCGGCGTTGCGCCATTGCGTGAAGGCGACCAGCGCCAGCGTCAGCGGACCGACCGCCACCTTGCGTGCCGCAACATCGGTGCCTGTTGTGGCGATGCCGAGCTTCGCCAGCGCCGCCAGCGTCTCGTCATAACCGCCAATGCCCTGGTCGAGCACATGATTGTTGGCAAGCGACAGCACCAGCCTGTCATGGCTGATGCCCACGGATCCCAGCGCGCC
This genomic window contains:
- a CDS encoding SemiSWEET transporter — translated: MHPLFEIVGSVAAVLTTLAWLPQILKILRERKTSDISLGTNAALATGISLWIVYGVALGSLPVILSNSVTLLFILAILGLKLRYG
- a CDS encoding DUF3137 domain-containing protein encodes the protein MSASGFMPDEAVIAGIRRDIEAYEAQRKAAIRSVRWRVPVYLGLLVVVVIGLAMVLNLGADPYELWFSTLHIYLYLAAFLASFAVYVLAASTGGNLQASLRDKLLPIAFGFVQDIRLAKNVTPKSFARLPRETIGDFDGSQFDDVISGSYDGFSFELYEASLWQRSGKADVELFDGVVVAFDMVKPFDGVLVATVKTTAVMGFFREMFGGRLTEIKSGLADIDAAYDFRTDTPDAAQPLVSGQMAQALGWLNEVWPGAPARIAINGSDGFLLLPDKRDFFELPPDAVTVDYKTHVEPMIADIATMLATASLVRKIGT
- a CDS encoding CapA family protein — translated: MSNYPLSYKLSWPLRFLKPSLGGNVPGFLPAQGEFLPPPQRSARLAFVGDISAVANRRPPECDAGLRQLLASADLVIGNCESPVVERPTARLGMLVGSHHAMSAQFLEGALGSVGISHDRLVLSLANNHVLDQGIGGYDETLAALAKLGIATTGTDVAARKVAVGPLTLALVAFTQWRNADAQEFAGRVGMAEDFFAGCKSVIPGCEGVDLICAVPHWDWEFRHFPRPQTRAWAERLAELGVGLAVGHHAHVVQPVERIGDTLVAYGVGDFFGTAFARQPWPGRIGAIMVAEISADDETRGQVASYRMVPFARLRAGDRERLLQLEAVPGAAGERMRQRWDAIFAGG